One genomic region from Frateuria soli encodes:
- a CDS encoding bifunctional 2',3'-cyclic-nucleotide 2'-phosphodiesterase/3'-nucleotidase: MSLRPLLPLLAAAVLAGCAASPTMPATAPDGARADVAILETTDVHANVLSWDYFKAKDDPTVGYERVATLIRRARAEFPNNFLFDSGDTIQGTVLADYQALVAPIGCDQELAIYKAMDAMGYDGGTAGNHEFNYGLPFLSQVTGTPMEIDGKRTGHCAGPHFPLVLSNVFDATSGKPIFKPWTMVKKTIEAYSADGSRLQVPLKVAIIGFAPPPILKWDQRNLEGKVTVSGVVEAAQRYLPQIEAQHPDLVVAILHGGLNTAPYTSDMENGGWYLAGVPGIDVLLLGHSHTEFPGPRYADMKDVDARRGFVRGKPAVMGGFFGKDLGVIKLALERENGRWTIDRDDTHSEVRPICPQKNPCVPADPAIAPLVAQAHAATLVYVNTPIGRSTLRLSSYFADEGDMTALAVVNAAQRDYVQRELPKLHPELAGVPVLAAAAAFRTGFGGPDDYTDVPPGPLTLRSAADLYFYPNTLAAVKTDGAGVKAWLEKSAERFNRIDPARPGEQPLINTRVPGFNFDQIQGDLSYAIDVRKPVGQRIVDLEYRGKPVDPAQPFVVATNNYRASGGGNFPGLDGSNIVFDTTDGVREIVAAWLKRLGTLDRDALPAPSWHFAPMKTRGPVTFTAAAGKQAIAAADGATGIRQLRENGDGTATYAIDLAGSAPPGADGNRRHARRHAGH; the protein is encoded by the coding sequence ATGTCGCTCCGCCCGCTGTTGCCCCTGCTCGCAGCCGCCGTGCTCGCCGGCTGCGCCGCCAGCCCCACCATGCCCGCCACCGCGCCCGACGGCGCCCGCGCGGACGTGGCGATCCTGGAAACCACCGACGTCCACGCGAATGTGCTGAGCTGGGACTACTTCAAGGCCAAGGATGATCCCACCGTCGGCTACGAGCGGGTCGCCACGCTGATCCGCCGCGCGCGCGCCGAGTTTCCCAACAACTTCCTGTTCGACAGCGGCGACACCATCCAGGGCACCGTGCTGGCCGATTACCAGGCGCTGGTCGCGCCGATCGGTTGCGACCAGGAGCTGGCCATCTACAAGGCCATGGACGCGATGGGCTACGACGGCGGCACCGCCGGCAACCACGAGTTCAACTATGGCCTGCCGTTCCTCTCGCAGGTCACCGGCACGCCGATGGAGATCGACGGCAAGCGCACCGGGCACTGCGCCGGCCCGCACTTCCCGCTGGTGCTCTCCAACGTGTTCGACGCCACGAGCGGCAAGCCGATCTTCAAGCCGTGGACGATGGTGAAGAAGACCATCGAGGCCTACAGCGCCGACGGCAGCCGCCTGCAGGTGCCGCTCAAGGTGGCGATCATCGGCTTCGCGCCGCCGCCGATCCTCAAGTGGGACCAGCGCAACCTCGAGGGCAAGGTCACCGTCAGCGGCGTGGTCGAAGCCGCGCAGCGTTACCTGCCGCAGATCGAAGCACAGCACCCGGACCTGGTAGTGGCGATCCTGCACGGTGGCCTGAACACCGCGCCGTATACCAGCGACATGGAGAACGGCGGCTGGTACCTGGCCGGCGTGCCCGGCATCGACGTGCTGCTGCTTGGCCACTCGCATACCGAGTTCCCGGGGCCGCGCTACGCGGACATGAAGGACGTGGACGCCAGGCGCGGCTTCGTGCGCGGCAAGCCGGCGGTGATGGGCGGTTTCTTCGGCAAGGACCTGGGCGTCATCAAGCTGGCGCTCGAGCGCGAGAACGGCCGCTGGACGATCGATCGCGACGATACGCACAGCGAGGTGCGCCCGATCTGCCCGCAGAAGAACCCGTGCGTGCCGGCCGATCCGGCGATCGCGCCGCTGGTGGCGCAGGCGCACGCGGCGACGCTGGTCTACGTGAACACGCCGATCGGCCGGAGCACGCTGCGCCTTTCCAGCTATTTCGCCGACGAGGGCGACATGACCGCGCTGGCAGTGGTCAACGCCGCCCAACGCGACTACGTGCAGCGCGAGCTGCCCAAGCTGCATCCCGAGCTCGCCGGCGTCCCGGTGCTCGCCGCGGCGGCGGCGTTCCGCACCGGCTTCGGCGGTCCCGACGACTACACCGACGTGCCGCCCGGCCCGCTCACGCTGCGCAGCGCGGCGGACCTCTATTTCTATCCGAACACGCTCGCCGCAGTGAAGACCGACGGCGCGGGCGTGAAGGCCTGGCTGGAGAAGTCGGCCGAGCGCTTCAACCGGATCGATCCGGCCAGGCCGGGCGAGCAGCCGCTCATCAACACCCGCGTGCCGGGCTTCAACTTCGACCAGATCCAGGGCGACCTCAGCTACGCGATCGACGTGCGCAAGCCGGTCGGCCAGCGCATCGTGGATCTGGAGTACCGGGGCAAGCCGGTGGATCCGGCGCAGCCGTTCGTCGTCGCCACCAACAACTACCGTGCCAGCGGCGGCGGCAACTTCCCCGGGCTGGACGGCAGCAACATCGTGTTCGACACGACCGACGGCGTACGCGAGATCGTGGCGGCCTGGCTCAAGCGGCTCGGCACGCTCGACCGCGACGCGCTCCCCGCGCCCTCGTGGCACTTCGCGCCGATGAAGACGCGTGGCCCGGTCACCTTCACCGCCGCCGCGGGCAAGCAGGCGATCGCCGCCGCCGATGGCGCGACGGGCATCCGCCAGCTGCGCGAAAACGGCGACGGCACCGCGACCTACGCGATCGACCTGGCAGGATCGGCGCCGCCCGGCGCCGACGGCAATCGCCGGCATGCCCGTCGCCATGCCGGCCACTGA
- a CDS encoding homoserine kinase — protein MPVAMPATEPSRPVACAFAPACVGNVGVGFDILGHTLAGAGDRAQVTRIDEPAVRIARIEGVARDLPMEAERNTAGAALLALRDALRLEHGFELVLHKGIALGSGMAGSAASCVAALVAANALLDPPLPREALYRFALDGEAVASGGRHGDNVGPQLLGGLVLATATRLVRIPVPAAWHCALVHPHCVLETRRARAALAGSYALGEFVAQSANLAQVLAGCWQGDATLVREGLKDVLVEPRRAPLVPNFARVQQAALDHGALGASISGAGPSVFGWFEDARAAQGAAEAMRAAFAEAGLDSDVLVGPIDGPGAELLA, from the coding sequence ATGCCCGTCGCCATGCCGGCCACTGAGCCGTCGCGTCCGGTCGCCTGTGCGTTCGCCCCCGCCTGCGTGGGCAACGTCGGCGTGGGCTTCGACATCCTCGGCCACACGCTGGCCGGCGCCGGCGACCGCGCGCAGGTGACGCGCATCGACGAGCCGGCGGTGCGCATCGCGCGCATCGAGGGCGTGGCGCGCGACTTGCCGATGGAAGCCGAACGCAACACGGCGGGCGCCGCATTGCTCGCGCTGCGCGACGCGCTGCGGCTGGAGCACGGCTTCGAACTGGTCCTGCACAAGGGCATCGCGCTGGGCTCGGGCATGGCCGGTTCGGCCGCCTCCTGCGTGGCCGCGCTGGTCGCGGCCAACGCGCTGCTGGACCCGCCGCTGCCGCGCGAGGCGCTGTACCGCTTCGCGCTGGACGGCGAGGCGGTGGCCAGCGGCGGTCGCCACGGCGACAACGTCGGCCCGCAATTGCTGGGCGGCCTGGTGCTCGCCACCGCCACGCGGCTGGTGCGCATCCCGGTGCCGGCGGCCTGGCATTGCGCGCTGGTGCATCCGCACTGCGTGCTGGAAACGCGGCGCGCGCGCGCGGCACTGGCCGGAAGCTATGCACTGGGCGAGTTCGTCGCGCAGAGCGCCAACCTCGCGCAGGTGCTCGCCGGCTGCTGGCAGGGCGATGCGACGCTGGTGCGCGAGGGCCTGAAGGACGTACTGGTCGAACCGCGCCGCGCCCCGCTGGTGCCCAACTTCGCCCGCGTGCAACAGGCCGCGCTCGACCACGGCGCGCTCGGCGCCAGCATCTCCGGCGCCGGTCCCAGCGTGTTCGGCTGGTTCGAGGACGCGCGCGCGGCGCAGGGCGCCGCCGAAGCGATGCGCGCGGCGTTCGCCGAGGCGGGGCTGGACAGCGACGTGCTGGTCGGCCCGATCGACGGGCCAGGTGCAGAG